Below is a window of Kribbella amoyensis DNA.
ACAGGGTGTCCTCGTCGACGATCATCGGGAACGCCAGCATGCTCAGCGCGCCCGCCTCGACGGCCCGGGGAGTGAACCGGCGCCAGCGTTCCTCGAGCCGCAGGTCGTCGACCCGGATCACCTTGCGCTCGGTCAGCGCGTCCAGGCAAGGACCTTCGCGTACCTCGGACATGATCGCGTCGACCCGCGCCGGCAACGGACCCGACGCGGCCTTGTGCTGCACGCGACCACGGCCGGCCACCTCGGTGACGGACCCCTCCCACGCCCCCGGGACCAGGTCGATCGCGGCCTGCACGGCCTCGCGCAGAACCTCGCCCGGATCCTCGGCCTCGTGCAGGCTGCGGGCCATCTCGGACAGCTTGTGGGCAAGGGCATCCGGGCCCGCTGGTTCGTCGCGATCC
It encodes the following:
- a CDS encoding GAF and ANTAR domain-containing protein; the encoded protein is MDDERSTEGLEPPDRDEPAGPDALAHKLSEMARSLHEAEDPGEVLREAVQAAIDLVPGAWEGSVTEVAGRGRVQHKAASGPLPARVDAIMSEVREGPCLDALTERKVIRVDDLRLEERWRRFTPRAVEAGALSMLAFPMIVDEDTLCALNLYGAEPGAFTDESVDVGRLLAAHAAIAYAGAQREENLLAAIETRDLIGQAVGLLMERYSIGTNPAFSTLVRFSRQSNRKLRDVAAELIRDAEAGARK